aaaaatttcCTTCGATACACATAATTTCAGAAAATGTTATTAGGATAATATCCTTTAAACCACTGTAgccattataaatttataactataaacttGTCAACATTTTGACAAACAACAAAGAGGTTAcaacactgacctctattatactacgCAAAGAAAAAACAGTACTTATTCAATCaatccattatttatttattaattttatttatgtacaggTGAAATATCAATTTCACCCGTATCACCACGCCAATTTggcatgaaaatattattagggtaattttagattttaagtgGCGTTTCTACTTGGCACAATTGAGATACTGACaaatacaataacattaattacaattatgaaataatgttaataataatacaattaataaataacaattgttTTTTCCGTTCGCTCATATGTATCAATTAAGTTAACATGGACACATAATAATTAGTTACGATACGaatgacatttataatacttactagctatttcccgcgacttcgtctgcccttgattttgtttttcgatgtggcattcaatttagttctagttctaaaaaaaattaaagtattcagtatagctaagccttaaatgaggggtttgctgctgtccgctgaggagttctgtcctctatctccaaccacattcatcagatctactctaagtttgggcaaaattaaacacatattataacctctaagtatactataaaaaaattatataaatcggtcataatttgtcggagttatggtgtaaaatcgtcaaacactttcatcccctctcccgaaggaactgagcttaatgtcgggataaaaagtcttCCAAaattatgtgtacaaagtttcatgaggaccggtttagtagtttttgcgtgaaagcgtaacaaacaaacgtaagggatagggatagggaataGGGATTCATCaatcgtaaaaaaataatgtatattgaaatattagaattatttttcaaacattttatttcattcattactGGCTTAATTTCTTAAGGCAATTTATTGAATACTAACGGACCCGCACGCtttgtccgcgaatgagtcgacgtaaataaatagtcgtatgttgacgcggactgttttatagaactttaaagaaacaacaattccgataaTTCCGATATATGTACTAACTACATACTCCGTCGTTttgtttaccgttcacgcatcgcacgcatcagaatctctcaaaaaggatattctttgcagtttttgcaacttTTCTCAATAAcgatagtagccattggtcgtagcgtgatgttgtGTTGTTGTGTTGTTGTGAGTtaccaatcaaaaaaaaaaatcgaaacagcattttctgagattagcgcgttcaacgaaacaaaatttaaaagctttataatatttcaattatgacTAGATATCCAATAAACCACGTCACTAAAACttcgttgcgcggattttgaaagacaaatgtggaaaaaatagcgatgctatcctgtagaagctgtttgcttttccgggataaaaaggagccttttagctattccagactatattgtaggtatctctgccaaattttagccaaattggttcattcgttgtggcgttaaagcgtaacaaacatccattcatACATCCacccatacatctattctcaaaaactttcgtatttataatattagtaggatggtacgcaatacgcatgcattcgatcgttgtcctatACCTATGCCTTgtgacttgctgttatctgtgaagaatgatgtccttgatctccgacaatattcatcatatcttcattaaaatacacaatacatgcttggtacacactgtcaaataataaaagaattattaaaatcggtgcaaattttacggagatatgaagtaaactTGAtgaaaatttcatcccattttccggaggaaacttaatgtttatcgggataaaaagtatcctatatgttgacccgggatatcagctaccactatacaaaatttcattaaaatctgttcagtagttttcacgtgatgcccggacagacagacagaaagacaaaaaaacagacaaaaataaaataaaaatgttttggacagtatcgattatatagcatcccccggtcaaaattttcaaaatatatctattaaattatggagggtagaggtaaggagagtcatctgtgtatatgaaaaagtgtcgtcaaaatgtattaaattaggatggcgccacatttgcatcagggtaactcttaaaagaagcgccaaatataaattttgttagagtaggcttgaaaaataaacaaggaagtatggagatacaaggaagtaaggttatatttgccacaatattttgtacaacgtaagttgttgaaattctcaataattaactactttagtcgataatgacattaaattttttaactcggcatacttcaattcatctacgattgctacattcataccataccctgtgcatccaccagcgccattgtggaggatttttgaactgttatttagcgcaacaactggacactttttcaacttttctcccatataagatgactccttacctctaccctccatatattaaatgtacagaaatctttcagttacagttttattataaatatagatttttatcgcctcaatataaaaactattgttatagAGAGCGGTTTATAATTCTAGATACGagtacgaaaataataaaacaaaatgtcgTACATAAAACTCTATTATCAGAGTAGTTATTTAAGAGTTAATACAAGACTGGCATGGAGATTGCACCGCAGTGGGTGTGTGTTCTCTATGAGCTTCTGTTTATGAGCGGTGGCCACTTATAGCAGGGGGCCATTTCTTGAAGCGTCAAAttgtattactaaaaaaataaatagttttaagagGTCATTGGTCATAATGGTCCAATAATACGTCACGGATAGCATAGCTGACCTCTAGTATTATTTTCCTTCTTTGGCTTTTTGGTTTTAGTGCCTGTGCCTATATTTGCCTGTGCTTAATGTGTTAAGCAGTGAGCATATAGTAACGTATTAAAGCAATGGCTTAATGAACGTCCTTCGCTATGACAAGTTACTTATTATAGTAAGCTCAGTGACAGTAGGTATTTCGTAAAGCAGTAGTACCTATTTGTACTCTCTGCGATAGTATTACGATTACATTAGAAGGGCAACCGAATAAGACGCAGCAGTTTTCCTCGcgattttactttgttttacaACCACCCGACACTCGAACACACCTACGgaacaatattactccaagGAGAACAGATCACCCTTTTATATTCTCGTAAGACCGGGAGTTATCAAACCAATGTCAATAATAACTTCTAGAATAATTAAATAgctattaaattaagtttataattttataactattgtagttatacttcttttggcgcattagGGAAATATGGTGAgcgtaaatttttacgatgcgcgcgcacaccgtcccaagaaaccgacaccatgaagttggCCATAGTCAACAATTTTTCTAAAagaggtttgacagttgactttcaataattcaaacaataccttttttatattgttagtgtattttttactgcaaacatagaataaggcgaaagataaaaacttctaacgcgtgtacaagagtacacacacgtttttttcttattattattgtttatcatttaaatatattagtgctaataaaatttacacaaaattatattcatattcTGTGCATGATACAATCAAatgtcttatttttattatttttaattacatttaacaTGCATGTAAATAGTAATGTTTACTTGATTTTCGTTAGTAATTTAGAAggacagtatttatttaatagttaataatagaAGGAATTATGTATGGAATCTAAAGGAAAATGTAGCCGATAGATGTTTAATTGAGGGTTGGTAACAACAGATATGGTAGGTATATCTTATACCTatattacgtaaaaaaatatgtgactGTCAGCGTTACGCCAGTAATGTCAAATTCTGTCATTGCCCGTGATCCCTGGTAATGGCGAAATATTTTCCAAAAGGCAATTTTGTttgactattattttaaaatattttaccctCAAAATTCACGACATGGACGATTACAGCTCACATTTTGATATATTTGGTcagaattgttttatttaatattattttgctttttttttatttagcctttttttatttatctgcaGATTCATTGAATTATCTCATCCCACCAGTGAGGAAGTCCAACAGGACTCTTGGAGAGGATTCACTTTTTAAACGAGATTTTCAAAAGCAAACTGATATTAGATTGATTGAagattttcgaaaaaaaataacaagaggAATAATTATATCACCATCCATATTACACTTGCCGGATGTGCAAAGTTCTTCTTCTGTTattgtaaacaaaacaacaaagagGGTAAGTCACATAAAAAACCTTAGGGCCCGGTGgccataatattatcaaacttGATTTGAGGTTAAAGATTActgcattattatttaatatttttgttcgaTTATTATTCGTTGTTTAATTACAACTGAGTTTGCAGTTGGTAcaaatagatatttaataagtacctattttacCTCACAGTTGATTAAAAAACAGAACTCTtctgaaaattcaaaaaattggaATTGTAATAACACTACATATTTGCCacttaatgaaaaaaaagaaaaaaaaattggacttGAAGATAAACCTACGATTGAAGTAACAGTTGTACCAAGAGAAGCTGAGACGTTAACTAAAGTTTTCAATAAGCATCGCCGAAAGACGAAAGTACTTCAAAGCACAATATCAAATCAAGAGAGTTCTATaaaaagtcaaaatatttatttcatggtaAAAGGGAAAAGACGGGAAAAGGTGTATGAAATAAAATCGTCCGAAAGTACAAATTTttctaacaattttttaaatgcgAGATATGAAGATATATCTTTAGAGCAGATTACTAATTCAAAGCAGTTATTAAGCTCCTTAAATATGGAAAAAAAGAAacgtaaaaataagaaaattgaaCAAAACAGTCAAAATAATTATACCTTTGACGGTACTAGCCAAATCATACAAAATTATGAAGAATCTAAAGTCAAGAATACTCGGAAAAGTAAAGTTACAATAGTTGGTCAGTTAGGATTAACTCAAGATGatcagtatattttaaaatgcgcTGCGACAGTCAATGATAAACCGAGTAAGTTAACCTGCATAGTATTATGAAGTTGACTTCGTTTGTACACGTGGGTACCGATTTTGAGAATTAGTGGGCTCAACTGCAAACGTACGTACGTTTTTTTTCACATTGCAGTGGCATGGAAGTAAATTTTTcgaaaatgattttaattttcggTTTACAgtacatatttacataaaccCACTGTAAAATTACTCATAAAGTGTCTATAGCGAGGagtaattattacaatattataattatgtaaaaatcatatttgacggccgattggcgcagtttgtagcgaccctgctttttgagtccaaggccgtgggttcgattcccactactggaaaatgtctgtgtgatgagcatgaatgtttttcagtatctgggtgtttatatgtatattctaagtatttatgtatgttattcataaaaaaaatatttatcagtcatcttagtactcataacacaagctacgcttactttggggctagatgacgatgtgtgtattgtcgtaggatatttatttatttaatatttatttatatataactaatttCAGTCCAAGCTAATTATGTGGAACTGGacaatacaaattataaaactagTTTGAATATAAATAGGACCAGGAACGCGTGAGTATTTATCCAAACgttctgttttttatttgctGATTAATAGAAtcacttaaaaatacaaaataattgatttGTCATTTGATGATGGTTATGATTACAGACAATTTAAGATACGATATCCTTTTGCTCTACTTACATGTTGAGATGCCATGACATACTTTAATGTATTTCTAAAatggtttgtttatttaccagtaACCAAGATTCAAATGTTCAAACTGATATTTGTTATTCAAACAACTGCATCAACCTTGACTCAACTAATATGAAGAAGAGGCAAGttctttaatttcttttacAGATCAGTTTTTGTAACGATATGATTATTTTCAATCCTCATTTTACGCAATTTTCTAGAATGATATCACAAGCTACACAAGTAAACTTTTTGCAATCAAATCACAAACCATTCAAagcttttcaaaataaaatagctcaATGCAGTTTTTCAACTGCTGAAAATATTGTCTTCAATAGCGGGACGCAAGATATTGCTCTATCAAACGGAGAAAAACCACTAGTTGTAATATCTGTTTACCCAAGACACGACAGTGAAGACAACAATATAAGTCCTGTTAATATTATTCAACATCCAACTTTATCacaaaagaaagttaataatatagacattaatacatttaaaaggaAGGAGAAACAACAAAACAAGGATTCCGTTATATCTGTAAATAAGACTCGACAACGGTCACCGCGGAGTAAATCACCTTCCCCAGGCTCTacacatatacaaaataaaactatagcAGATAAAACAGTGGGTCGAGTTTTaggaaataaaaacaacaatatgCATAACATTAGTCCTCCTCAAAGAAATGTAAACAAATCTGGCCACAAATTAATTAAACCTAAAAAAGACACAAGCTGTTATTGTACTTATTCTATGGGTTTAGAAAACAAAGATTTAGTGGAACTTAAACGAACTCCCAAAGCATATGATATTAAAGAAACTGATACGACAAAAGTAAAAAGAGCATTGGTAAACCATTTTTTAAAGAGTGTCGACAGAATAGATCCCAGTGACACGAAAATGAAACTCGTCACCCCACAGAATGATACTTCAAgggtaacaataaatattgacgGTGAAAAGGAGCACTATGACCTTTTTTTTGAGCAGAATGATTTTGATACGGGTTTATCAGTCAGAAAATCCAAGAAAAAGCCACCTATCAATGGGACTTCTCGGAATgatgtttataaaaattctaAGGAAAACCTTTTGATGTTATCTGACGAAAAGAAAAATGGCACATACATGTATTCACATGTATGTCTAATGTGTTTTATAAACGTATATTTATGACGCTACAATTAGTATtggaatttaattatttttattttcaggaaaaaaatgttaaaccCAAGATTGAACCAATGCTGACAAGACTCAAAGTCAGAGATAGTTTAGAAATTTGCCACaggtagtttattttaatttttatgtttattttttaaaacatttctaaCCCTAATtctggaataaatgaattttaaccAATAAAATAAGTGATCTGCGAATTGTAAACAAACATCAATTGCAATGCGATAAagtcttattttttagtcgcgATGGTCGAACTGGTTCACGGTTAAATACTAATGAAAACAGAGGTCAAAATGATTTAACAGATTCCTTTTTCAATGTGGCTCTCATTGGTAAGAATTAAGtagttgaaataattaattgaaataagtTATCTTGATAACAGCTATATTTAACGTATACAGCTCCTGTAAAGCACTATCGAGGCGACGGTTGTTTAATACCTGATCCGAATGAGCGAGATAAAGAAATTAGAGTGCTTTTAGGTATTGTTAGAAATACTCGCAGCATCGAAAAAGAGGAATCCGTAGCTAATAAGGTAAAGATAAAAGAACATGTCTAACTCTTAGTACCTATGACAATTCCATTATTAAATAGCCACAttgttaatataactgccacactaaaacaaaatattgcaaTTTAACATGGGTTGTTTTGTATTGCATTTAACAAGAATGTTCCTACGACAGATTATCTAAATGCCTCTTTCCTTAGACTTTGTATCCCTATCTGTTCGACGATTTGAAACAGTTATAGCATAACGTTTTACTtgaatataatactatttttatatactatttttttaatgacaaattttataattttataatccaAGAAATTTACAGATTTAcaactaaagttttttattttattttctataggATCTTAACGTCTCCTATAGTCATTCCGAGAGTCAagatagaaaagaaaaaacttgTTCCTGTTGTATAAAacggtttattttttgtttctttattttcaatcaagatctaatttaaaattagtttatcactggtttatttggttttttattttatgttttagagGTTCAAAAAGCTTAGTGACGGGAATAAGCATATCTAGATCCCAAAActattcaaaaagaaaaaaaaacacgaataGAAAAATAGTAATAACAACCAAATGTGCATATGAGCACATAGAGAAAAGGCGACCTCAAACGTCGACAGACAAACAAAGGACAAACGTAACGGAATTTTCTTCTGATccacaatttaatcaattattgACTAGCgataaacaagtaaataaaaaatttaccaaTGAAAACGTATTTAGACAAGTGCCTCTTGAATCTGGTGTTCTAATTATGAATCACAATTTACGAATAGAACAGTTAAATCAGCGAAAACCTATTATTCTAACCCGTAAACAATACGATAAAGTAAAAAGAACAATACGATGTATAATGAAGCAacataaatgttataatttaattacttttaataaagtgtCAATCGGTGAAGTTAAGATAAAGCGCACTCTGCAAAAGATTCGTTGCAATCGCGAAGTACAAACAGAATGGTGTGAAGTTTTAACAACTGATAGATGTAAAAACATTCAAACACAGcacaattataaaacaaaaagaagagACGCACACGATACGAGCAGCAAGGTAAAAATATCTGGACAAAGAAttatagataaaattatttttcccgCCGATACAAAgaacgataaaaatataaaaagagatATGAATGAAtacgtaaatttaaataaagttactcCTCGGCAAGCTGACTCTATGGAAATATGCTACGCACATGCTTACGTAAAGCATTTCCCAATTTCCGCCACGCATTTTGGGGATGGATTGCACAATAAAATTACTCGTGATATTCCAAAACCTAGTACTTCACTTCATACTATATTTAAAGGTAGTTTATACTGTTAaccataaatttaattaaggtgTGTGTAAGTACGAgaagtaaagtttaaaaaatttttaaggTCATAGAAAGACTGCTACGCCAAACTTAGGAACATCAGCTTACTCTTTATGTTCTGATGCAAACCATTCGACAAAATCTATCACAGCTCCTCCTTACGCTGGTGATTGTAAGCCTAAAAAGCTATTCCTTCAGAAGCTCTTATCATGTTTGGTGATGCAATCAACGGAAACCACGATTCTGAAAGAAGTTCCGACGCGAAAACTGTCCAGTGTGAATAGCTCAGTTGATTCTTACCATATAAGCTCTTCTCTTGGTGTAAGTTTTTTTCCTTGCTAACGTATCTAAGACTTGTTCTTtggctttttttaatatttccatGCTAGCCGTTCGCCCTGGTATCACCCGGGCCGCGTGATTATAGTCTAGGAACCAAGTTAGGTACTCGGTACTCGCGAGAGTACTGCCTAGTAAGTATTTGCGATTTTTCTGAAGGAATTAAGCTTAAATTCTTCAcataatttttgtaacttatagCTATCACTCTGTATATATCATTTACTTACCAGAACCTGTAGGCGAAATGAGCAGGGGAATcgctatttataaaatgtaactttATTGTCATAGGCATTAGAAATGACGTCCTCACTTTATGACACATCGGCATCTTTCTACAGTAATCACGTCATAAAGCCAACGAATAAATTGAAAAGAAGTTTTCTTAGCTCGGTACGGGAATTTTTATCAAATCGACGTAGTTAAAAGtgcttgttatattatattttcttgttttgataaatcacatatttaaaataaaattgttttattggaTAACTTTTTCCAAAGCATCTGTGACGTCGCCTTAGAATCGGTTCAGCGATTTGTGTTCTAATCATTTTTGAAAAGTAAGTGCTCTTGGCAGTAAAAGATAGGATCACAGAATTTACGACTCCAA
This is a stretch of genomic DNA from Pararge aegeria chromosome 12, ilParAegt1.1, whole genome shotgun sequence. It encodes these proteins:
- the LOC120627806 gene encoding uncharacterized protein LOC120627806 isoform X1, which codes for MDDYSSHFDIFDSLNYLIPPVRKSNRTLGEDSLFKRDFQKQTDIRLIEDFRKKITRGIIISPSILHLPDVQSSSSVIVNKTTKRLIKKQNSSENSKNWNCNNTTYLPLNEKKEKKIGLEDKPTIEVTVVPREAETLTKVFNKHRRKTKVLQSTISNQESSIKSQNIYFMVKGKRREKVYEIKSSESTNFSNNFLNARYEDISLEQITNSKQLLSSLNMEKKKRKNKKIEQNSQNNYTFDGTSQIIQNYEESKVKNTRKSKVTIVGQLGLTQDDQYILKCAATVNDKPIQANYVELDNTNYKTSLNINRTRNANQDSNVQTDICYSNNCINLDSTNMKKRMISQATQVNFLQSNHKPFKAFQNKIAQCSFSTAENIVFNSGTQDIALSNGEKPLVVISVYPRHDSEDNNISPVNIIQHPTLSQKKVNNIDINTFKRKEKQQNKDSVISVNKTRQRSPRSKSPSPGSTHIQNKTIADKTVGRVLGNKNNNMHNISPPQRNVNKSGHKLIKPKKDTSCYCTYSMGLENKDLVELKRTPKAYDIKETDTTKVKRALVNHFLKSVDRIDPSDTKMKLVTPQNDTSRVTINIDGEKEHYDLFFEQNDFDTGLSVRKSKKKPPINGTSRNDVYKNSKENLLMLSDEKKNGTYMYSHEKNVKPKIEPMLTRLKVRDSLEICHSRDGRTGSRLNTNENRGQNDLTDSFFNVALIAPVKHYRGDGCLIPDPNERDKEIRVLLGIVRNTRSIEKEESVANKDLNVSYSHSESQDRKEKTCSCCIKRGSKSLVTGISISRSQNYSKRKKNTNRKIVITTKCAYEHIEKRRPQTSTDKQRTNVTEFSSDPQFNQLLTSDKQVNKKFTNENVFRQVPLESGVLIMNHNLRIEQLNQRKPIILTRKQYDKVKRTIRCIMKQHKCYNLITFNKVSIGEVKIKRTLQKIRCNREVQTEWCEVLTTDRCKNIQTQHNYKTKRRDAHDTSSKVKISGQRIIDKIIFPADTKNDKNIKRDMNEYVNLNKVTPRQADSMEICYAHAYVKHFPISATHFGDGLHNKITRDIPKPSTSLHTIFKGHRKTATPNLGTSAYSLCSDANHSTKSITAPPYAGDCKPKKLFLQKLLSCLVMQSTETTILKEVPTRKLSSVNSSVDSYHISSSLGALEMTSSLYDTSASFYSNHVIKPTNKLKRSFLSSVREFLSNRRS
- the LOC120627806 gene encoding uncharacterized protein LOC120627806 isoform X3 — its product is MDDYSSHFDIFDSLNYLIPPVRKSNRTLGEDSLFKRDFQKQTDIRLIEDFRKKITRGIIISPSILHLPDVQSSSSVIVNKTTKRLIKKQNSSENSKNWNCNNTTYLPLNEKKEKKIGLEDKPTIEVTVVPREAETLTKVFNKHRRKTKVLQSTISNQESSIKSQNIYFMVKGKRREKVYEIKSSESTNFSNNFLNARYEDISLEQITNSKQLLSSLNMEKKKRKNKKIEQNSQNNYTFDGTSQIIQNYEESKVKNTRKSKVTIVGQLGLTQDDQYILKCAATVNDKPIQANYVELDNTNYKTSLNINRTRNANQDSNVQTDICYSNNCINLDSTNMKKRMISQATQVNFLQSNHKPFKAFQNKIAQCSFSTAENIVFNSGTQDIALSNGEKPLVVISVYPRHDSEDNNISPVNIIQHPTLSQKKVNNIDINTFKRKEKQQNKDSVISVNKTRQRSPRSKSPSPGSTHIQNKTIADKTVGRVLGNKNNNMHNISPPQRNVNKSGHKLIKPKKDTSCYCTYSMGLENKDLVELKRTPKAYDIKETDTTKVKRALVNHFLKSVDRIDPSDTKMKLVTPQNDTSRVTINIDGEKEHYDLFFEQNDFDTGLSVRKSKKKPPINGTSRNDVYKNSKENLLMLSDEKKNGTYMYSHEKNVKPKIEPMLTRLKVRDSLEICHSRDGRTGSRLNTNENRGQNDLTDSFFNVALIAPVKHYRGDGCLIPDPNERDKEIRVLLGIVRNTRSIEKEESVANKDLNVSYSHSESQDRKEKTCSCCIKRGSKSLVTGISISRSQNYSKRKKNTNRKIVITTKCAYEHIEKRRPQTSTDKQRTNVTEFSSDPQFNQLLTSDKQVNKKFTNENVFRQVPLESGVLIMNHNLRIEQLNQRKPIILTRKQYDKVKRTIRCIMKQHKCYNLITFNKVSIGEVKIKRTLQKIRCNREVQTEWCEVLTTDRCKNIQTQHNYKTKRRDAHDTSSKVKISGQRIIDKIIFPADTKNDKNIKRDMNEYVNLNKVTPRQADSMEICYAHAYVKHFPISATHFGDGLHNKITRDIPKPSTSLHTIFKGHRKTATPNLGTSAYSLCSDANHSTKSITAPPYAGDCKPKKLFLQKLLSCLVMQSTETTILKEVPTRKLSSVNSSVDSYHISSSLGVTLLFLGRKIHRWVAPTLMALKSRENKQGGKVINPRNTFLEWNLEAELYAFGKRLSENFDSDLLLQAFTDRSYVIKEEMKQKEMEFDIKMKDNRELAEEGRKFMEQYIQLYLETVLPKFPMEGIASIHNHLTSEKVLANVSLHLGTKDIILADEYPVDNYTLANAFKAIVGALLRSSGEEQAAHFVRDFVITNLQGQDVNEFWHIEDPWTMLTDLIAKTGSKLEPRLIGEVGKNTLLACYRVGLYLDKKMLSSGFGETVATAKEMAAREALKKIFGTEDNMYPINFKLNGIPKSSCNSRYQVSAS
- the LOC120627806 gene encoding uncharacterized protein LOC120627806 isoform X2, whose protein sequence is MDDYSSHFDIFVRKSNRTLGEDSLFKRDFQKQTDIRLIEDFRKKITRGIIISPSILHLPDVQSSSSVIVNKTTKRLIKKQNSSENSKNWNCNNTTYLPLNEKKEKKIGLEDKPTIEVTVVPREAETLTKVFNKHRRKTKVLQSTISNQESSIKSQNIYFMVKGKRREKVYEIKSSESTNFSNNFLNARYEDISLEQITNSKQLLSSLNMEKKKRKNKKIEQNSQNNYTFDGTSQIIQNYEESKVKNTRKSKVTIVGQLGLTQDDQYILKCAATVNDKPIQANYVELDNTNYKTSLNINRTRNANQDSNVQTDICYSNNCINLDSTNMKKRMISQATQVNFLQSNHKPFKAFQNKIAQCSFSTAENIVFNSGTQDIALSNGEKPLVVISVYPRHDSEDNNISPVNIIQHPTLSQKKVNNIDINTFKRKEKQQNKDSVISVNKTRQRSPRSKSPSPGSTHIQNKTIADKTVGRVLGNKNNNMHNISPPQRNVNKSGHKLIKPKKDTSCYCTYSMGLENKDLVELKRTPKAYDIKETDTTKVKRALVNHFLKSVDRIDPSDTKMKLVTPQNDTSRVTINIDGEKEHYDLFFEQNDFDTGLSVRKSKKKPPINGTSRNDVYKNSKENLLMLSDEKKNGTYMYSHEKNVKPKIEPMLTRLKVRDSLEICHSRDGRTGSRLNTNENRGQNDLTDSFFNVALIAPVKHYRGDGCLIPDPNERDKEIRVLLGIVRNTRSIEKEESVANKDLNVSYSHSESQDRKEKTCSCCIKRGSKSLVTGISISRSQNYSKRKKNTNRKIVITTKCAYEHIEKRRPQTSTDKQRTNVTEFSSDPQFNQLLTSDKQVNKKFTNENVFRQVPLESGVLIMNHNLRIEQLNQRKPIILTRKQYDKVKRTIRCIMKQHKCYNLITFNKVSIGEVKIKRTLQKIRCNREVQTEWCEVLTTDRCKNIQTQHNYKTKRRDAHDTSSKVKISGQRIIDKIIFPADTKNDKNIKRDMNEYVNLNKVTPRQADSMEICYAHAYVKHFPISATHFGDGLHNKITRDIPKPSTSLHTIFKGHRKTATPNLGTSAYSLCSDANHSTKSITAPPYAGDCKPKKLFLQKLLSCLVMQSTETTILKEVPTRKLSSVNSSVDSYHISSSLGALEMTSSLYDTSASFYSNHVIKPTNKLKRSFLSSVREFLSNRRS